AAAACTTAAAGAGGGGCATATTCTGGTAACAACATGAAGCTGGATTCTTTATTACAAACCAGAGGGTATCATGGCACACAATTACTCCAACAGCTGTACACACCAATGAGGTTCTGTGACcagatggacctcctatgccacgtGTCGTGCtacttgccaccgtcccctttctttatcccaattgtgccATTCTAAATGTAGCAAGAGGGGCTCTGCTGTCACCACTAGGCAccttcactggcacctagaaccactttcttctgggtaactctcgctgctagttcacccccttgctgggcacctgagctggtacccctgacctcttccttcagatcagagCTTCTGTGtttggttccccctggcctatcacaaaggccaggtagcgggcagagcattggtactggatgctgggtcctaacctcagaacagccagataatggattagattggtctaatctgtaggtcacaggaattacagcaggtaagtaggcatcaaagcaggaccttaaagcagtgatgttttattagctcaagtgtcctattAAGGACAATTACATACTATTTTGAACTACTATTCATCTACTAGCGATCTCCAGAAGCCCAGATGGTAGGATACATTTCATGGAAAAACAGggttctttttatacagttttgcacACAACATAGCATGATGTAATCCAGCCCCCTGATCCCAGATGGCACCACaacgtctgagatattacatccaaTGTAGTGTTCTTTTCAGAAGTAGCTGGGTGGAGCCAGTTGTAATACTGTGCAAGAATATTGAAGGTTAttcccacacctgccaggactggcaTCTAGAACCGCTTtattctgggtaactctcgctgctggtgtacccctttgctgggcacttgggctggtacacctgacctcttcctttagatcagggttgctgtggatggttccccctggcctatcacactggccagagctgcaggtagtggcCAGAGTGTTGATAATTGATGCTGGGTCTCAACCTCAGAACAtccagataatggattagattggtctaatgtGTAGGTCACAGGAGTTATagcaggtaagtagtcgtcaaagcaggatcttgaagcactGATGTTTTATCAGCTCacgtagtcctaataaggacagttatacattatttttccagaagttacagatcaaatcatacattacatggtcaaacagagctctttttatacagattctgacacacatgctagcagggggtaacccagcccctTTTCCAATCAGGCATCCAAACAACGGATATATTACTTAACATATTTATTATCCAGATGCGATATATCCTCCAGACTTGGAGTTAACgcaattttaacaaaatttacatcaatttcCTAAATGAATTGCTGtttgcattatttatatagtCTGTTTATcattttaacaagacaggatgaTAGGTAACGACCTCCTGCGGGGCATTTAGGCTAAAACAATTGTTTGTCACTACTGAGATGAAAAGACCTCCTTAGCATTTCCTGCCTTCAGCAAAACAGATTTCCTCTaacctggcataatacattagaaatcaatacaattccttatacagaaataaaacaaatataaaaaaaatcagtacaattgcaatgatatacagtgtctccctgcagccccccccccagGTCTCACTGCAGCCCCCCATACCCCTACAGGTCTCcctgcagccccccccccagGTATCACTGCAGCCCCCCCAGACCCCTACAGGTCTCCCTGCAGCCCCCCAGACCCCAACAGGTCTCCATGCAGCCCCCCCCAGGTCTCACTGCAGCCCCCCCAGGTCTCACTGCAGCCCCCCCCAGACccctacagccccctccccccagaCCCCAACAGGTCTCCCTGCAGCCCCCCCAGGTCTCACTGCAGCCCCCCATACCCCTACAGGTCTCCCTGCAGCCCCCCAGATCCCTACAGGTCTCCCTGCAGCCCCCCATACCCCTACAGGTCTCCCTGCAGCCCCCCATACCCCTACAGGTCTCCCTGCAGCCCCCCAGACCCCTACAGGTCTCCCTGCAGCCCCCCCAGACcgatacagccccctccccccagaCCCCTACAGGTCTCCCTGCAGCCCCCCAGACCCCTACAGGTCTCCCTGCAGCCCCCCAGACCCCTACAGGTCTCCCTGCAGCCCCCCCAGACcgatacagccccctccccccagaCCCCTACAGGTCTCCCTGCAGCCCCCCCAGACCCCAACAGGTCTCCATGCAGCCCCCCCCAGGTCTCCATGCAGCCCCCCCCCATACCCCTACAGGTCTCCCTGCAGCCCCCCCCCAGACCCCTACAGGTCTCCCTGCAGCCCCCCAGACCCCTACAGGTCTCCCTGCAGCCCCCCCCAGACccctacagccccctccccccagaCCCCAACAGGTCTCCATGCAGCCCCCCCAGGTCTCACTGCAGCCCCCCATACCCCTACAGGTCTccctgcagccccccccccccagaccccAACAGGTCTCCATGCAGCCCCCCCCCAGGTCTCactgcagccccccccccagACCCCTACAGGTCTCCCTGCAGCCCCCCCCCAGACCCCTACAGGTCTCCCTGCAGCCCCCCCAGACCCCAACAGGTCTCACTGCAGCCCcccccagccccctccccccagaCCCCTACAGGTCTCcctgcagccccccccccagACCCCTACAGGTCTCCATGCAGCCCCCCCCAGGTCTcactgcagccccccccccccagaccccTACAGGTCTCCATGCAGCCCCCCCCAGGTCTCcatgcagccccccccccagGTCTCACTGCAGCCCCCCCAGGTCTCCCTGCAGCCCCCCCAGACCCCAACAGGTCTCcatgcagccccccccccagGTCTCACTGCAGCCCCCCCCAGGTCTCACTGCAGCCCCCCCATACCCCTACAGGTCTCCCTGCAGCCCCCCCCCAGGTCTCACTGCAGCCCCCCCAGACCCCTACAGGTCTCACTGAAGCCCCCCCCCAGACCCCTACAGGTCTCCCTGCAGCCCCCTACAGGTCTCACTGAAGCCCCCCCCCAGACCCCTACAGGTCTCACTGAAGCCCCCCCAGACCCCTACAGGTCTCCCTGCAGCCCCCCCAGGTCTccctgcagccccccccccccagaccccAACAGGTCTCCCTGCAGCCCCCCCCCGACCCCTACAGGTCTCcctgcagccccccccccagACCCCAACAGGTCTCcctgcagccccccccccagACCCCTACAGGTCTCCCTGCAGCCCCCCAGACCCCTACAGGTCTccctgcagcccccccccccaggtatCACTGCAGCCCCCTACAGGTCTccctacagccccctccccccagaCCCCTACAGGTCTCCCTGCAGCCTCAGTCACACAGCTGCTGTCAGCTACCTGGAGACCTCCCGCAGCTCCTCTGTGATATCCGTGTTGCTCAGACTTCCTCAGTGAGCCCTGTGGGGCCGCCTAGATGAGCACATGTCTGAGGCTGATCTCTGAGGCAGACTCCGGGCAGCTGACTGTCCCGGGGAGTATGATCTGCCTCAGCCGTGTATCATGTATGAGAGTAAGAACTGGCTCCGGGAGGGCCCCTGAGACAGGAGGACCCGGGCACATGCCGCCGTAATACGGCTATGAGAGGGATAGTACTCAGGAGAGCAGGAGGGGTGGAACGCACAAGCCGGAAGTCTGGTGGACCGCACACACCGGAAGTCTGGTGGAACGCACACCGGAAGTCTGGTGGACCGCACACCGGAAGTCTGGTGGACCGCACACCGGAAGTCTGGTGGACCGCACACCGGAAGTCTGGTGGAACGCACACCGGAAGTCTGGTGGACCGCGCACCGGAAGTCTGGCAGAAATTTGAGTAGAACGAGTGGTAATTTCTTCCGGGTGAGAGGAGATAATGGCAGGTAGGGGGTAAGTAGAGACAATGATAGAGACCGCACTGGGGCAGGAAGGCTGGGCAGATAATAATACTGATcaactgctgggacttgtagttctacttgGAGTCCTTTATTGGTGTAAGTGGGGACTGAGCAGAGTGTCCCTGTCTTTATTCTTCATTCATTACAGTGTCTGATGTCCCCTTATTATCTgtcctctatgtctgtgtgtggtgACATTACTGCTGCTTGTCTGCCTGTTATTacctcatattatatatatatatattattcctcCATGTTATGTCCCATATGGTGACATTACTTCTTGTCTGGCTGTGTGAGCTGTTATtacctgattatatatatatatatatatatatatatatatatatataatctctatctctatctgtatacacactacagtcatggccaagagttatgagaatgacacaagtattggttatcacacagtttgctgcatcagtgtttttagaccttagtGTCAGATGtgactatggtatactgaagtataattacaagcatttcatgagtgtcaaaggctttcattgacaattacattaagtttatggaaagagtcaatatttgcagtgtagaTCCATCTTTtcgaagatctctgcaattcaccctggcatggtgccaatcaacttctgggccacatactgactgatgggcgcccattcttgtctaatcagtgcttggagtttgtcagaatttgtgggtttttgtttgaccccctccccctccccctgtgcattcaggctaacaGGATGTGGTGATCACTGAGATGAGAAGGTCTAGTTAACTTAATTAGCATGCGATTAACCTGCTTTTagaagttacaaaacaaaaacacttttcctcccctggcatactgtctcagaaatcaatactttcctatacagaaatacaacacaatattaaaaaaaagtacatttgcaatgacaaACAGCGGTGCACTGCGCCCCTAATGAAAAtgaatatctacaataagttatttctacgtgattcAGCCACAGGCggagattcaattcatttttaccGTTAGTAAAAATTATATgttgataggccagggggaaccatccacagcaaccctgatctgaagtaaGAGGTCAGAGGTACCAGCCCACGTGCCCAGCatgggggtacactagcagcgagagttacccagtaggaagcagttctaggtgccggtgaaggagcctggtggtggcagcaggcttcaactgcggttagaggggtgcatttgggataaagacaGGGGATGGTGACAAGGCAAGCCCAACCAGTCCCCAGTAACACGGAGAGTTGCAtgggtggtccatcctgtcacacacccTAAGACTCCAAACTAGTCCTCTGTTTTCTCTAACTCACTAGGTATTTGATTTACCATTTCTGGGAGAGTAAGCCTGTTTGCAAATATTCATCATCTACACAAACtttaatgtttaatgtaattTCACTTGGACCTCTAGTCCCCTGTGGGGAGAGAGACATCTTTACAATTGAAAATGAAGAGAAGGgcttattttattaatacaacCCCTCTCCTATCTAACGGTTATACACTGTCTAGTAGAGTGTGTATAGCTCTTAGCTTTCCTGCCATCTTCCCTGGACTGGTTCTGAGACCTCTCTTTTCATTCAGCCTCCACAATATCTTGCTGTTTGCATTACTCTGTTCAACGTCCATATACATCAGTGGGTGACGGCTGTAGACAGAGAAATTGGAACGGGCCGCCGTACATGGCAGGAGAGGTAAATGCTATATATACTTTTACTAGAGAGTGGATATAGTAAATGGTTACATATAGCGTTGGGGTCGTATTTCAAAATAGACGCTTTTTGTATATTTTGCACAATTAACCTAAAAAAATTAACTCCAAATGTATGATGAGCTCCAGTTACCTTTTTGTTGATGTCTCCCTCAATAATCAGGATTACATAGTAGTGAAGAAGACATCCAGTGTGTGTGATACACCCAGCAGCTGTCATTGTTTCAGGATTATTTGGCAGgaccagagccccatcacggtgcctccacctcactcactgatacatgacagAGACAATGGCctgaggattctagaactcaccaacaagatcattcagctggtgactggagaggtgactgctgggaatgggacattatacagtaacaccaggggatgtgtctgggtgatgaccattgtgtgtgtcaggtacCTATAAAgtggatgatgtcactgtctatcTCTCCATGCAGgaggagtatttagaaggacacaagggtctgtacaaggacgtgatgatggagaatcaccagcccctcacatcactgggtaagaggaggttTAATCACAGTCCTGTCTGTGTATATAGAAGTTGTCACTGTGTATACATACATTGTTACATATGTGCAGTGTGAGATTTTATATTGCGAATGAGAATCAAATATATACACTCTGGCCATTTTATTAGGTTTAGCTTTCTAGTACTGGGTCCCCAGTCAGCACTGGGGGAACCTACCTCACCCTATCCAATCTCCCTGCTGCCCCTCACCTTTTCTATTATAGTAGCAGTGTATCAGTTTAGTGTTTCATCATCACCAGTATTTGCAGAGGTATCAGAGACTGGGGGCACTGCAACTTGTTTTAGGAGGCCCTTAGATTTTTCCTGGAATCCTCTCTAAGGCCctgagaaaaatgctgtagtggTGATTTATGTGGGAGAGCAGAGGTGGTGGGATAGGGATCTGCAAAAGTATCAATGAAGCATATGGATGGTCACCGAATGTTCTGGGGGAACCAGTACTGGCATTCATATTGTGGGACCCCTCCTCAATAAAAAAGCTCTTACTGAGGGGGGTTGGATGATTTTCATTTAAAACTATGATCTTATACATTGGGATAGACAGCAAGATTGATATGCTATATGATGAGATTACTGGTAtgggtaaaatacattttataaatctaACCACCATACATTTTTCCCAACAGGACAAGATAAATCTGCTAATATTAAGGAGGAACCagcctcatgtgatggaggaaacctcacagacactgacgtttatacacccacagatcatacacaatatacatctagtCATATTGATGAGGTATTAGGGTCTTCTTCCAATgatgaaaaatgttttaaaaccatATTCAGCTATGTCAAACACCAGAGGCAGGGGGAAAGCAATCATATTGCAAACCAATCTTGGCCTTGTTCAGAATGTGGGATATGTTTTACCCAAAAATCATTACTACTTAATCATCAGATcagtcacacaggagagaagtcaTTTTCTTGCTCCAAATGTGGTAAAGTGTGCAGAAATAATTCAGAACTTCTTGTGCATTATAGAAGTCATAGAGGAAAGAGACCATATATCTGCtctgagtgcgggaaatgttATATCAGTAAATCAAAGCTTAATAGACATCAGATgagtcatacaggagagaaaccacaTTCCTGCTCTGAATGCAGAAAAGGGTTTAAAAGTaattcagaacttgttgtacatcagagaattcacacaggagagagaccatattcctgctctgaatgtggaaaagGGTTTAGAAGTaattcagaacttgttgtacatCACAGAAGGCACACCGGGGAGAAGGAATAtttttgctctgaatgtgggaagttCATTAGAAGTAATTCACAACGTATTGTGCATCTGAGaagtcatacaggagagaaaccgtaTTCCTgcactgaatgtgggaaatgtttcacaACTAGTTCACTGCTTTTTAGACATCAGAGATCTCATAAAGGAGAGAAACcctattcttgctctgaatgtttGAAAAGTTTTAGAGGTAACTCAgaacttgttagacatcagatgattcacacagcaGTACACCCTTATTCATGCGTTGAGTGTGGGAAAGGATGTAGAAGTAATTCAGAACTTGTTGTTCATCAGGGAAGTCATACAAGAGACAAGTCATATACATGCTTTGAATATGGGAAATGGTCTAAAGGTAATTCAAAATTTGTTGAACATCAGATAAGTCATACAGGAGAGAGACCgtattcatgctctgaatgtgggaaatgttttaaacgtAAGTCACATCTTGTTCTGCATCATAGAACTCATACAGGAGAGAGACCgtattcatgctctgaatgtgggaaatcttTTAAACGTAACTCCCAtcttgttatacatcagagaagtcacacaggagagagaccatattgttgctctgaatgtggaaaatgctttAAAAGTAGTTCAGAACTTGCTAgccatcagagaattcacacaagaGAGAATttatattcttgctctgaatgtgggaaattatTTAAAGGTAAATCAGAACTTGTTGTACACCAGAATATTCATACAGGGGAAAGGCCATATTCTTGCTCGGAATGTGGGAAATGCTTTAAAAGTCGTTCACAACTTGTTGGCCATCAtaaaattcacacaggagagagaccatattcttgctctgaatgtgggaaatgttttaaaagtaGTTCTGAAcgtgttgtacatcagagaattcacacaggagaaagacCATACttttgctctgagtgtgggagatGCTTTATCAGTAATTCCAAACTTActacacatcagagaagtcacacaacagagagagcatacccttgctctgaatgtgggaaatgttttgcaactAGTGAGCTCCTTATTGAACATCACAGAAATCACACCAAAGAGAAACCTTATTGTtgttctgagtgcgggaaatgttttgTGACTAAAAGCGGTCTGTGTAAACATACAAAATCCCACATCTAAATTTATGTTATATTTACTATGTGACTTTGAAATTGGAAAACTAGTGATGAAAACTAtgttgcttccttttttttttcatgaaaaccTCTGTTCCCTCCTAATTGAGTTTATATATCTTATGTTGGAAATGTCAAATATCTCTGATTGGAacttgtcaatgtacagtaatgtatactaaaaatgtatattgatttgcttcaataaagaaaaatgttCTTGAAATAAATAAGTTGTAAACAAAATTGAAGCTGCCTTCAGAGCGTCTAAAATCATTCACAGATGTTATGTAGTAGTTTGTATAGGGGTCCAGCAGGGCACAGTAGCCTCTCAGTGGTATACTGAGGATATATTCGCCCAGGGTAAACCTTTACCCACAACGTATCGTCACAGGAGTTTTTCAGTGCTTACGTTTTTCtggtaaataaaatgtacaaatgcaTTGTTACATCTGTTTCTTGCTTATCTCCTTTATTTTTCAACAAAACAACATGGAAGAAACTTTCTGAACCATCTACAATTGCCTATATACTGCCACTAAATTTTGTGATTTAATCctaataaaatatagaatataagAATAAACAATATGCATTTGTAATTTCTCCTTACACAATCATGCAGATGATAAACCATATGGTTTATTCTTCTGCAGAATGTGAGAAGTGTTTATCTGTAGTTCACCTCTTCTTAGTCATCCGAGATTTCACATAGGAGATAAAGCATATTCATGTTCctagtgggaaaaaaaacattctatGTATGCATGGGAAAATCCACAGGTAGAAAATGTGTTCCTTAGTATAGTGATGTAGATTAATGTCCAAAGCGTTCTCTGTTAAATATtgatacattaaataaaaactttACATGTAAGTTTTTTCATCTGTTTCCTGATCTCACTTGTAAGAAAAACATCAGTGAATATATTATATGTTGTATAACTTTGGTCGTCCTACATCGCTTCTCATGAACTTGTTCTTTTTCTCTACATAGGATCAGAATAGCACGTAATGTGACTATTACAGACTGTAAAATCTGAAGTCGGGAACACATGGTATTCTTGTTAAGCTCACACCACACTACAGGTGTACACAGTAAATTTGCTTCTGTTGTGACTGTATTAATGCTGAATTAGCTTTATTGAAGTTTGTGGTTGTTGAAAAGAAAGTGTTTTGGTTTGTGATGAATGTCTAGAGGTAGGGTCCAGTACATTCATGAAATGAGCTGAAATGACAGATATGGTGGCACCCCACCACTGTTCTGCAAGGACCGCAAAGCTCGCTGCTGCATAGAACTTGGTTTCAGTGGCGCATAGGAAAATTGATCAGTAGATACAGTATATTGGATTTAATTAACTTCCGTAAAGCTGTCTTTATTTGTTCCAAGACAAAGTACAGCAGGGCAAGAACAACAGGGCATCTCCTGATGGTGGAGTTGAGCAAATAAAAGTTCCTATGTACAGTTCTAAATATTCATACTATGGAAGTCTGTAGGAAAAGTCATTATTAATGCACATAATAACGTGTCCCATGCGCCATTTGGCTATAACATCTTCATTGTGATTTATAAGGTGTCCTCGGTGTTCTGTCTTGTTAACACACTTGCTTTTACATAAACCATCTCACCAACAGACAATTTCTTGTAATCATTTGTAGAATGGTTTTATAACAATTTTCTTTATATCGCATGACTTACCTATATATGTATTTCAGTCAACACAGTGCTATCTTTTATCATATAACCTAATGGAACAGAAGGCAAGATTAATTAATGTGTTTGATAACGAAGATAAAAACCTTAAAAATCTTTATCTGAATTATAGAGCAATTAGTACAGGATGATCCCTTTCCAAAATGTGTGATTGTGTTGTATAAATGTGTCATTGTACGGTTAAAAGTGTGTTGTTGAGatattatgaaaataaaattctCAATTTTTCAGTTGCTGCACTGAAGGGATTACTAATTATCTCATTATCAATAATTATGGAACAGCTATTATTCTTTTTCATCTCAACAATGGTTTGTTTCTAATGGCTCCTAAATTACAAAATATGTAGGTCATCTCTCGGGTCTCTTGTTGTCCTCACTTACGCCCTGTGAATGAGGACCTTGAGACGGCTGTGTAGATAGTTTATTAAGTATGTATAGTATAGATTAGTTAGGTTAGTATTGTTCTAAAGTTGGTTAAGTTAGTAGTTAGCATTGGACATTAGTGTTTAAGTAGGTGAGGTATAGTTAAATTAGATTACAGAATAGTTTTTATAAGGATTAGGGGCACAAGATAGACAATTGGCTGGTTAATGTTCCACTAGGCCAGTTGATGTTTGT
The nucleotide sequence above comes from Mixophyes fleayi isolate aMixFle1 chromosome 6, aMixFle1.hap1, whole genome shotgun sequence. Encoded proteins:
- the LOC142160098 gene encoding uncharacterized protein LOC142160098; translated protein: MAGEDYIVVKKTSSVCDTPSSCHCFRIIWQDQSPITVPPPHSLIHDRDNGLRILELTNKIIQLVTGEEEYLEGHKGLYKDVMMENHQPLTSLGQDKSANIKEEPASCDGGNLTDTDVYTPTDHTQYTSSHIDEVLGSSSNDEKCFKTIFSYVKHQRQGESNHIANQSWPCSECGICFTQKSLLLNHQISHTGEKSFSCSKCGKVCRNNSELLVHYRSHRGKRPYICSECGKCYISKSKLNRHQMSHTGEKPHSCSECRKGFKSNSELVVHQRIHTGERPYSCSECGKGFRSNSELVVHHRRHTGEKEYFCSECGKFIRSNSQRIVHLRSHTGEKPYSCTECGKCFTTSSLLFRHQRSHKGEKPYSCSECLKSFRGNSELVRHQMIHTAVHPYSCVECGKGCRSNSELVVHQGSHTRDKSYTCFEYGKWSKGNSKFVEHQISHTGERPYSCSECGKCFKRKSHLVLHHRTHTGERPYSCSECGKSFKRNSHLVIHQRSHTGERPYCCSECGKCFKSSSELASHQRIHTRENLYSCSECGKLFKGKSELVVHQNIHTGERPYSCSECGKCFKSRSQLVGHHKIHTGERPYSCSECGKCFKSSSERVVHQRIHTGERPYFCSECGRCFISNSKLTTHQRSHTTERAYPCSECGKCFATSELLIEHHRNHTKEKPYCCSECGKCFVTKSGLCKHTKSHI